aaactaaaatactgtattgtaAATGCATCAGTCTACAGGACTTGTTTATATGTTCCTTTCAAAACATCTAATGCAGAATCTTTAGGGAGAAGATGCAGGAAAGGTTTCATGCAATGACTTGTCCATGCTCTGTATTTCAGCTGTGTAGCTACACCGGTCTAATGGAATAATGGCCACGAGTCATACTGATGTCTTTTGAAggtttatttctccttttctctctccctctctctggtccTTCATCGGACACCGTGAAAACTACACAAAACAAAGCAACCGTTCAGTATATGCTAGCTAGCACAACAATTCTGTGTACAACTCGAAACACAAGATTCATTGAAAAAAGGCATATTAAACACATTACTAAACAGTATTTAACAGACAAACATTTACCGTGTGCGCCTTTAGACCTCGTGTTAGCTTTAATTCTTGTTCTCCCTCTGCTGCTTAGTTAGTCTTCTCTCTCTGCCGCCAAGTTAGTTCTGACCCATAATTCTCCAGTTACCCGCCTAACTAACTCGCGTCACGTGACTCATTACGCTCCACAGTAAAGCAGCACTAAACTAAAAGTCCttctttttaaacaaatattattttagagacatatatttattaacacattttacccTCATTTTTACACCTTTTCATATAGATTTTTAGCCCTTTTTAACAaccatatgaaataaaacaacaatgaatgtataatgataaataaacaaaaatatccgTATTAACATGTCATTCTGACAGTTACACTCCCACCAAATTACTACGATTTATGATATCCATTCCAAAAATGAATAAATCTAGTAATTTCCAGAACTGAGTATATAAAACCTTACACTGTAAACTCTGtacaaaagtgtttttaaagtttaggAACAACTTTAGTTGTTCTCTACAAGTACGACTAACTTATGAATTGGCCTTTCAAGAATAGATGTATTCATTACATTCTGGCCTGCTTTTCCTAGCTTTCTAGAGCCTAGTTGTACTGTGGCCTTTCGCACCAGTTCATCTTGGTCTTTACAAACATCAAGTACTCTTCCAAGTCTCCACTCATTGCGGGGAACCTCTTCTTCTTTGACAATGACAATATCCCCAATCTTTACGTTTCGTCTTGGAGAATGCCAGCGTTGTCTGAGGGTGATGTTTCCCAAATATTCCTTCCTCCATCTACTCCAAAATTGCTCAGTCAGATACTGCACTCTACGCCATCTCTTTCTGGCATACAGATCCTCTGCTACAAATTTTCCTGGTGGAGGCAGGGGAACAGAGCCTTTCATGGTGAGTAAATGATTAGGTGTGAGTGGTTCCAGGCTTTTGGGATCATTGATGTTGTTGGTAGTAAGTGGACGGCTGTTTATAATTGACATGGCTTCGTAGAAGAATGTCCTTAAAGAAGCATCATCTATTCTTCCAGTGCTCTGTGAGAGGACACAATTTAGGACGCTCCTAATAGTTCTGATCTGCCTCTCCCAAACACCTCCCATGTGACTAGCATCAGGTACGTTCATAATGAAGTCACATTGCTTTTCAGCAAGAAAGCCAGTCAGTCTGTCTTGGTCCAGTTCCTTCAAAGCCTTTGCCAACTCATTTTTTGCCCCAACAAAATTGGTCCCTTGATCCGATCTGATTTGTCTCACAGCTCCACGGATAGCTATAAAACAGCGCAGTGCATTTATGAAGGCATCAGTTGTTAGATCTTCTAACATTTCAATGTGCACTGCCCTTGAGGATAGACAGGTGAATACAAGGCCATATCTCTTACTCTCTTTACGACCCTGTTTAGAATAAAAGGGTCCGAAACAATCCATCCCACAGAAGGAGAATGGTGGCGAAGGATTGACGCGATCTGCAGGTAGATCTGCCATCTTTTGTGTTTCTGTTGGCCTGCGAGCTCTCCTGCATGTCACACATTGCTTAATGTGATTTGCCACAACCTTGCTGCCACTTAAGACCCAGTAGCCATTTGCTCTCAGTTCATTAAGAGTTTGTCCTCTGCCTTGGTGCTGAGTTTTTTCATGGCAGTAATCTACAATCAGGCGTGTGACCTCACCATCTTTGGGTAGGATTACTGGATGCTTTAGGTCAAGAGGTAAAGAAGCATTCTTTAAGCGCCCTCCCACCCTGAGAACACCATCTAGAATTATTGGGTTAAGCTGATACAACTGATGACTTTTGGGCAGTTTGTCATGACTCAGTATTTGCATTTCATCTTCAAAGGCATCGTTTTGTGCCAATTTTACAAGTGCAAGACTAGCCTTTCTTCGATCTTCAACATTAAGAGGCTCTGCTGCCTTAGCTCCCTTTGCTAGATGTTGGATACGTGCAATGACATTCAGTGCTGTATGCCATTTTGAGAATTGTTTGAGTCTGTTTGTGAAGTTTTTCTCTTCTGTTACATTTGTTTGTAGCGCTTGTGTCACTTTGACTTCAGGATCCCCCAACAGAAGCTGTGGAACTAACTTTGGTGCGACAATCTCTCTTTCCCACAAGAACTTGGGTCCAGTCAGCCAGTCTGAACTTATCAATTCTGCCACCTTGAGGCCTCTGCTAGAGTGATCTGCTGGATTTTGATCAGTGTTGATATAGTGCCACTGAGCTGGGTCAGTCATTTCTCTGATTCTTTGAACTCGATTGGCTACGAAAATGTGAAATCTTCGAGCTTCATTGTTAATGTAGCCCAACACTACCTGTGAGTCAGTCCAAAAATACTCCTGATCAATTTTAAGCTCTAGCTCCTCTTTTAACATGCTGCTTACTGCTGCGGAGACCACGGCAGCAGTTAACTCTAGCCTTGGTATGGTTACCACTTTTGTGGGAGCAACTCTAGCTTTACCCATCACTAGTGAGCAGTGTACTTTGTCTTCGCCCACCACACGAATGTATGAACACTGTCCATACCCATGGGTGCTAGCATCCGAAAAGTGATGTAGTTCTGTTCTTTGGACTTTTCCCATTTCTTCTGGGATTAAGCACCTTGGTATCTGGAGCTTCTGGAGATTCTCTAGGTCACTAAGCCAGCTCTCCCATCGTGGCTTTAACTCTGTGGGCAGAGGTTCGTCCCACCCAATGCCTCTTTGACACATTTCCTGTAGAACTTTCTTTCCCAGCAGGAGGAAGGGAGCAAGGAAGCCCAGCGGGTCGAACACAGAAGCTACAGTTGAGAGGACTGCACGCCGTGTTGCTGGTTTTTCATCCAGAGTGACCTTAAAGAAAAAGGTATCACTGTTAGCGCTCCACTTTATTCCCAACACACTTTGAACTGGGAGTTCTTCATAAGTCAAGTCTACATCTTGGATTCCGCTAGCTCGTTCGCTCTCAGGAATTGACTCCAAAACTtctctgttgttggagatgaattTGTGGAGGTGTAATTTTCCTCTTGCACAGACATTTTGTGCATCTCTCACTAGTTTGATGGCTGTGTCAACAGATTTTACGCTAAAAAGCCCGTCATCAACATAGAAATTCTTTTTGATAAAGTTGGCGGCATCAGGATACTCTTTTTCATTTTGGCTTGCAAGATACTTCAATCCATAATTTGCGCAGCCAGGGGAGGATGCTGCTCCAAAAAGATGGACATTCATGCGGTATTCTTTTGGCACTGATTCTGTGTCACCTTCCTCCCACCACAGAAACCGTAAGTAATCTCTGTCTTCAGGGTTTACGTGAAACCTGTGAAACATCTTTTCCACATCACAAATGACTGCTATTGGATGTTTTCGGAATCTGCAGAGCACTCCTGTGAGCCCATTTGTAAGATCAGGTCCAGCCAGCAAGTGATCATTCAAAGCGGTGCCACCATACTTGGCAGAGCAGTCGAACACTACCCTAATTTTATCTGGCTTTCTAGGGTGATAGACCCCCTGGTGTGGAATATACCACACATTTCCAGCTTTGGGTTGGCATACAGCTCTCTCTGCTTCACCCTCCTTGAAGACACCTTCCATAAACTTGAGGTAGTCATCTCTGAATTTGGAATTTTTCTCAAATTTCCCTTTCAGGCGCTTCAGTCGAACCAGGGCCAAATGCTTGTTGTCTGGCAGTTGTGGATGTGTCTTAAAGGGAAGGGGCATTTCCAGGTGACCGTCTGCATTCTGATGTACTGTCTTATTCAGTAATTGCATGAACTGTATATCATCTTGTGATACACTCTTTTCACCAGGGCTGGTGTCTTTGAAGTCTGATTCGAGTGCTCTGATAACAGTGGCTGGTGTCAATGGGGGAATCTCTTTAACTGTTACACGATGGCATAAACCTGTCACTTCTGGCGACTTAGCAGCCTGTGGTGAACTACCGACAATGCTCCAACCCAGGTCAGTCTTGATGGCGTATGGCTCATCATCACCTCCAGTGATAACTTGACGTGGAGCCAATGCTCTGGAACAGTCATAGCCAATGAGGAGTCCGACCTCACAATTCATCAGTTCTGGCATTTCTTGGGCTACTCCTTTTAAATGTCTCCATCCCTTGGCAGTTTTAGGAGTAGGAATGTGAGAACGTTCAAGTGGAATGAAGTCTCTGGTGTAGGCAGGTGGCAAGTTAATAAAGCATGGTGAGGAAAACCCTCTAACTCTAAGCCCACTTACTCTTTCACTCTGAATGATGGAGTCCTTTCCCATCATAGTGGTAAGCTTTAGTTTAACTGGCTCTAAATCTGCCCCCATCTTTTCACATACCTCCTTGTCTACAAAGGTGTTGCTACTCTGGGTATCTAGTAAAGCGTAAGCTAAGGTCTCTGATTCAGGAGAGGTGGTTGTGGAAATCCACACAGGAACTATCATGGAGGTGCTCCCACCATTACATCTGTCAAGACAACAAGAAAGTGAAGATGTATTCTCTGGTACTTGTCTAACAGAAGATGTGTTCGCAGAGACAAAGGAGCGGTCTTCGTGAAGTGGAGTTGGATGATGTTTCTTGCATATGCCACAAGTAGCTTTATTCTTGCATTCCTTTGAATTGTGTCCCTTCCTAAGACAGCCAAAGCACAGGCTATTGTCAAAGATAAAGCTTCTCTTGTCTTTCATGGACTTGTTAGCAAACATCTGGCATTTGTGGATAGAATGGCTTTCTCCACAGCATACACATGCTTTCATAGCTGTATTTGCATTTTCAGGTGCCTTCACATTTGTCATAAATGCATTAGCCTTTGGGCGCCTTGTGTCTCTACCAGGCCTTTCGTCAATATGCTTCAATGCATGAAAGGATGTCACAGGATTGCATGCAATCTCAGCTTCTTGTGCCATAAATTCAGCAAACTCTTTGAAACTGGGGTATTCCTCTGTTTGACGCAAGCACTTTGTGACGTGACGATTCCAGCGAGAGGTCACCCAGTCAGGGATTTTGTGAAGCATCCTTTGATTTTCTTCGCAGTCATTTAAGACCTGAAGCCCTTTGATATGAGGCATTGCATTGCTACAGGCAGTTAGGAAATCGCTAAACTGTCTCAGTTTAACTGACTCTCTAGGACCGATCTTTGGCCAGTTGTTTAATTTTTCTCTAAATGCACGTTGAATTACAAATGAGTGGCCATAGCGAGTATTCAGAGCCTCCCATGCTTGGTTGTAGGCTTCATCATCCTTTCTGTAGAAGCTGCCTTCTAACACGGACCTTGCCTCACCACCAATGTACTTCTGTAGGTAGAACAACCTGTCAGCTGGACTTGTGCATCTCCGTTCTATCAATGTCTTGAAACTTGTGCTCCACTCTAAGAACTTGAGTGGGTCTCCATAGAAGACAGCAGGCTCAGGTGCAGGAAGTCTGGTAAGGACTAGTGTGTCATGTAGGACTTGTGCTAATGACGCTTCATTGTTGAGATGAGCTATTTGTTCAGTGCTATCATCCTGCCATGTTTGCTcctttttaatttcttttgaGGACAAAGGTACTTGAGGACAATTAGCCACCTTGTTTTGCACTGTTCTGTTTTCTTCACAGTCCTGATCTGAGTCATCTTCACTGTATGCTTGGAGCTTGGCAGCTAGAACTTGAAGATCTCTATGATTTTCTAATCTCTTTAGTTCTTGCCTTTGTGAAGCTATGGCCTCCTCCATTTTTATTTCAGCCCTTTTTGCAGCAAACTGTGCGGCACACTCTGCTCGTTTCGCTGCAATGCTTCGCTGTTCTGATGACTGAGAGTGGCTACTACCATCAGTAGACCTGGAGATTGTAGTCCCAAATATTGATTGGGCATACTCTCTATCGAGCACATTATGAAGTATTGTGTTTTCTGCTTTAGCATCAAACTCCTCTAGCCCCACTTCACTCATCCGTATTTTCATGAGCCTCATCAGATCTGCTGTCACTGCTATGCAGGAATCCATCTTTCTTCTAATCTCAGGTGAAGGTGCTAGTTGAGTTCGTATGTTTTCATACAACTCTTTCAATTTTGTCTCTAGCCCTTCAATATCATCCATCATGCTAGCCAAACCACTGTCAGAGCACTCATCCTTAAGTTTGTTTCTTGAAGCTCTAACTTGATCTTTCCAGCGTTCATACAGCTTGATGAATTTGCTCTCTCTATGAAAGGCCTCTTGTTCTTTCAATTCTAGCATTTTGGTGGTGTACTTTCTCTCACGTGAAGATTTTCTGGGTTCAACAGTCTCTGAGGTGGTGTGGGCAGGCTCTACCACTGCTATCTTTTCTACTTCTAGGTTAGCTTGACTGTCACCTGTAAGTGACTCTAATCTTTCCTGTTCAACATCATCACATTGTGATTTTAACTGTTCACTAACTTCACCCTTTTTTAAAGTTTCTTCATGAATTgacattgtacatttttttttttagaaatgacaGCTTCGTGTAAACATATAACCATACGACCTTAACAGTTATATAGTTGTCTGTTCAGTAAATAACgtcaagtacttttttttttttttttaaatataaccctTAATGCACTTCTTTGAACATGCTTGTGAAATCTTACTTTAAAGTACCATTATGCACAATAATCACACATTCATAAAACAGGAATGACAATTAGACTCTACTGATAAATGAATTACTTTTCTcataagaagtgtttttttttttttttttgtgtcttgtGAAAGGAGCACAGTCAAACCTGACGCCGAGTGCAGAGCTGCAATGTCCTGCCTGAACACTTCACTTAGCTGAAACTGGCGCTGCGCTGAAACTTTGCTTAGCTTTAGCCTTCGTTGTTGAAACTGTCTTTTTCTTGAATTGACGTGCTCCGCGCCGTTTTCGCGGGAACGCACGCTGAACTCTCCGCCGCGTTGCTCGCTCCTCCGCGGGCACACGCTGATCTCTCCGCCGCGTTGCTCGCTCCTCCGCGGGCACGCGCGCTGGTCTCTCCGCCGCGATGCTCGCTCCTCCGCGGGCACACGCGCTGGTCTCTCCGCCGCGATGCTCGCTCCTCCGCGGGCACACGCGCTGAACTCTCCGCCGCGTTGCTCGCTCCTCCGCGGGCACACGCGCTGAACTCTCCGCCGCGTTGCTCGCTCCTCCGCGGGCACACGCGCTGGACTCTGGGCCGCGATGGCGGTACGTTTTCACTGTAGCTACACCGGTCTAATGGAATAATGGCCACGAGTCATACTGATGTCTTTTGAAggtttatttctccttttctctctccctctctctggtccTTCATCGGACACCGTGAAAACTACACAAAACAAAGCAACCGTTCAGTATATGCTAGCTAGCACAACAATTCTGTGTACAACTCGAAACACAAGATTCATTGAAAAAAGGCATATTAAACACATTACTAAACAGTATTTAACAGACAAACATTTACCGTGTGCGCCTTTAGACCTCGTGTTAGCTTTAATTCTTGTTCTCCCTCTGCTGCTTAGTTAGTCTTCTCTCTCTGCCGCCAAGTTAGTTCTGACCCATAATTCTCCAGTTACCCGCCTAACTAACTCGCGTCACGTGACTCATTACGCTCCACAGTAAAGCAGCACTAAACTAAAAGTCCttctttttaaacaaatattattttagagacatatatttattaacacattttacccTCATTTTTACACCTTTTCATATAGATTTTTAGCCCTTTTTAACAaccatatgaaataaaacaacaatgaatgtataatgataaataaacaaaaatatccgTATTAACATGTCATTCTGACAGTTACAAGCTGTGTCTGTATAGTAGCTTTAATTGATTGGATAaagcacagaaaaaaagacaGTATGACTCTCTCTTAAGACATGTGCCAGCTTGTATTTGGCAGCACCCTCTGAAGCTGATGTTGCTCCTCCTCCTCAGTTCAGAGAAAACAAAACTAATCTCAGAgtgctgctttctctctctcagtctttgaGTGCTGGAAAATGGCAGAGATTACTGTTTCAGATCAGAAAAGGTTTAGCTGTTCAGTCTGTCTGGATCTACTAAAGGATCCAGTAActattccctgtggacacagtttctgtatggtttgtattaatggctgctgggatcaggaggatcagagGGGGGTCTACAGCTGCCCCCAGTGCAGAGAGACGTTCATTGCAAGGCCTGTTCTACACAGAAACAAAATGCTGGCTGAAGTGGTGAAGACACTGAAGAAGACAGAAGTCCGAGCTGCTTCTCCTGCTCACTGTTacgctggagctggagatgtggagtgtgatttctgtaCTGGGAGAAAACTCAAAGCCATCAAGTCCTGTTTGGTGTGTGTAGCGTCTCTCTGTGAAACTCATCTTAAACCTCACCTGGAAATTCCAGCCTTGATGAAGCACAAGCTGATGAAAGCGTCCACACAACTACAGgagaagatctgctctcagcatgaTAAACTGATCGAGATCTACTGTCGCACTGATCAGAAGTTAATCTGTTATCTGTGTACGATGCATGAACACAAAGCTCATGATACAGTTGCAGCTGCAGCAGAAAGAACTGAGAGAGAGGTGAGATCTACAATACTTGACCTTTGATGCATCCATGTTGTTATTCCTTCATCTGAATTATTGGAATTCAGTTtagtataaaatacaatatagtaTTACATGTATTCtatttacataaaaaagcttATAGGTCAGCCATTCATTCATAGGACAGAGAAAGCGTTAAGGGCTTTGTTCGGGAACCTAGCAGATGGAACCTAGACAGAACCAGCCATCCGTAGCACAGAGCTCTACAACTGTTATTTACGTGTTTCATTCAGGAAGatgttacaaaaatgtatttgtatgacAGTAAGTAAGAAACAAGTCAAACCAGTTGAGTGAACATTTGACCAGGAAACACACACCTTTCTGGATTTTCCAGCTTTAAAAAGTATTCATGTGACTGTGTCTACATTCACTAAAAAATAGTGAACTTTATCTTGTTAGCTTTAATTTGTTAAAGAGATTGTTCCTCACATTTTACAAATATCTGAATAAAATGCATTTGTTTGCAGAGTCAGATAAAGGAGGTAAAATCAAAATCCCAACACAGAAtccaggagaaagagaagaaactgCAGGAACTGAAACAGGCTGTAAACACTCTAAAGGTAAATGAATAGGGTTCAAAAtcacctaaaaaattttgacttaCAAAAGACCCAAGGTAATAAAACATAACCCAAACAaaaggcttaataaatatttttcatgATAATTGAACAAAACACACTCAGTACAGCTGTAAAAGCAGTATTTATTTTGCTAttcaactaagttaagtaaagctaagcttgaACTGGACCTCCATCTGGTCTATATGTGTATTAAAACAGGTCTCTGCACagtcagcagtggaggacagtgagaggatctttactgaactgatccgctccattgagaaaaagcgctctgaggtaacagagctgatcagagatcaggagaagactgaactgagtgcagctgaagaactcattgaacagctgg
This genomic interval from Astyanax mexicanus isolate ESR-SI-001 chromosome 1, AstMex3_surface, whole genome shotgun sequence contains the following:
- the LOC111193541 gene encoding uncharacterized protein LOC111193541 — encoded protein: MSIHEETLKKGEVSEQLKSQCDDVEQERLESLTGDSQANLEVEKIAVVEPAHTTSETVEPRKSSRERKYTTKMLELKEQEAFHRESKFIKLYERWKDQVRASRNKLKDECSDSGLASMMDDIEGLETKLKELYENIRTQLAPSPEIRRKMDSCIAVTADLMRLMKIRMSEVGLEEFDAKAENTILHNVLDREYAQSIFGTTISRSTDGSSHSQSSEQRSIAAKRAECAAQFAAKRAEIKMEEAIASQRQELKRLENHRDLQVLAAKLQAYSEDDSDQDCEENRTVQNKVANCPQVPLSSKEIKKEQTWQDDSTEQIAHLNNEASLAQVLHDTLVLTRLPAPEPAVFYGDPLKFLEWSTSFKTLIERRCTSPADRLFYLQKYIGGEARSVLEGSFYRKDDEAYNQAWEALNTRYGHSFVIQRAFREKLNNWPKIGPRESVKLRQFSDFLTACSNAMPHIKGLQVLNDCEENQRMLHKIPDWVTSRWNRHVTKCLRQTEEYPSFKEFAEFMAQEAEIACNPVTSFHALKHIDERPGRDTRRPKANAFMTNVKAPENANTAMKACVCCGESHSIHKCQMFANKSMKDKRSFIFDNSLCFGCLRKGHNSKECKNKATCGICKKHHPTPLHEDRSFVSANTSSVRQVPENTSSLSCCLDRCNGGSTSMIVPVWISTTTSPESETLAYALLDTQSSNTFVDKEVCEKMGADLEPVKLKLTTMMGKDSIIQSERVSGLRVRGFSSPCFINLPPAYTRDFIPLERSHIPTPKTAKGWRHLKGVAQEMPELMNCEVGLLIGYDCSRALAPRQVITGGDDEPYAIKTDLGWSIVGSSPQAAKSPEVTGLCHRVTVKEIPPLTPATVIRALESDFKDTSPGEKSVSQDDIQFMQLLNKTVHQNADGHLEMPLPFKTHPQLPDNKHLALVRLKRLKGKFEKNSKFRDDYLKFMEGVFKEGEAERAVCQPKAGNVWYIPHQGVYHPRKPDKIRVVFDCSAKYGGTALNDHLLAGPDLTNGLTGVLCRFRKHPIAVICDVEKMFHRFHVNPEDRDYLRFLWWEEGDTESVPKEYRMNVHLFGAASSPGCANYGLKYLASQNEKEYPDAANFIKKNFYVDDGLFSVKSVDTAIKLVRDAQNVCARGKLHLHKFISNNREVLESIPESERASGIQDVDLTYEELPVQSVLGIKWSANSDTFFFKVTLDEKPATRRAVLSTVASVFDPLGFLAPFLLLGKKVLQEMCQRGIGWDEPLPTELKPRWESWLSDLENLQKLQIPRCLIPEEMGKVQRTELHHFSDASTHGYGQCSYIRVVGEDKVHCSLVMGKARVAPTKVVTIPRLELTAAVVSAAVSSMLKEELELKIDQEYFWTDSQVVLGYINNEARRFHIFVANRVQRIREMTDPAQWHYINTDQNPADHSSRGLKVAELISSDWLTGPKFLWEREIVAPKLVPQLLLGDPEVKVTQALQTNVTEEKNFTNRLKQFSKWHTALNVIARIQHLAKGAKAAEPLNVEDRRKASLALVKLAQNDAFEDEMQILSHDKLPKSHQLYQLNPIILDGVLRVGGRLKNASLPLDLKHPVILPKDGEVTRLIVDYCHEKTQHQGRGQTLNELRANGYWVLSGSKVVANHIKQCVTCRRARRPTETQKMADLPADRVNPSPPFSFCGMDCFGPFYSKQGRKESKRYGLVFTCLSSRAVHIEMLEDLTTDAFINALRCFIAIRGAVRQIRSDQGTNFVGAKNELAKALKELDQDRLTGFLAEKQCDFIMNVPDASHMGGVWERQIRTIRSVLNCVLSQSTGRIDDASLRTFFYEAMSIINSRPLTTNNINDPKSLEPLTPNHLLTMKGSVPLPPPGKFVAEDLYARKRWRRVQYLTEQFWSRWRKEYLGNITLRQRWHSPRRNVKIGDIVIVKEEEVPRNEWRLGRVLDVCKDQDELVRKATVQLGSRKLGKAGQNVMNTSILERPIHKLVVLVENN
- the LOC103034613 gene encoding E3 ubiquitin/ISG15 ligase TRIM25, yielding MAEITVSDQKRFSCSVCLDLLKDPVTIPCGHSFCMVCINGCWDQEDQRGVYSCPQCRETFIARPVLHRNKMLAEVVKTLKKTEVRAASPAHCYAGAGDVECDFCTGRKLKAIKSCLVCVASLCETHLKPHLEIPALMKHKLMKASTQLQEKICSQHDKLIEIYCRTDQKLICYLCTMHEHKAHDTVAAAAERTERESQIKEVKSKSQHRIQEKEKKLQELKQAVNTLKVSAQSAVEDSERIFTELIRSIEKKRSEVTELIRDQEKTELSAAEELIEQLEQEITDLKRRQPELEQLSHIEDHIHFLQSFQSLFVSFGSEHSPSLTVGQHLSFEEVTRSISDLKKQLVELCEEKFSKLSSQATAVQILPSEPKTRQDFLQYFSLLTLDPKTAQQNLILSEENRVVKYVQNVQSYPDHPERFNNFYEVLSKESLSGRCYWEVEWSSKNWVFISVSYKGISRKGLGDECKFGSNNQSWSLQTSSPLSFWHNNTETKLSAPPSSRIGVYVDHSAGTLSFYSVSDTMTLLHTVHTTFTQPLYAGFWLAGTESTATLCNPD